GCGCCAAGCCGCCGGTCGACGCGCTGCAGGCCTTCGATATCGCCGTGGTCGAACCGGACAGCGGCTTTGATCCGCGCCAGGTCGCCACGCCCGCGACCGCCTGGTTTGCCTATGTCAGCGTGGGCGAGGTGCTGGAAAGCCGGCCCTACTTCAAGGACATCCCCAAGAACTGGTTGGTCGGCCGCAACGACGCCTGGAACGCGCCGGTGATCGACCAGGCGGCCGACGGCTGGCCCGCCTTCTATGTCGACAAGGTGATCGCGCCGCTATGGGCGCGGGGTTTCCGCGGCTTCTTCCTCGATACCCTGGACTCGTACCAGCTCGCCGCCAGGACCGACGCCGAGCGCGCGCGCCAGGAAGCCGGCCTGGTGCGCGTGGTGCGCGCGATCAAGGCGCGCTACCCCGACGCCCGGCTGATCTTCAACCGTGGCTTCGAGATCCTGCCGCAGGTGCATGGCCTGGCCTATGCCGTCGCCTTCGAGTCGCTGTTCCGGGGCTGGAACCAGGCGCAGGGCCGCTATGTCGAGGTGCCGCAGGCCGACCGCGACTGGCTGCTGGCGCAGGCGCGTACCATCCGCGAGCAATACCGGCTGCCGGTGGTGTCGATCGACTATTGCCCGCCGGCGGACCGCCGCTGCGCGCGCGAGACCGCGCGGCGCATCCGCGCGCTGGGCATTACGCCCTATGTGGCGGATCCCGGCCTGCAGACGATCGGCATCGGCAAGGTCGAAGTGCTGCCGCGGCGCGTGCTGGTGGTGCAGGAACGCCCGCCCGGCGAGTCGATCGACAATTCGCCGGGCGTGCGCTTTGTCTCGATGCCGCTCAACTACCTGGGCTACCGCGTCGAGTTTGCCGAGACCGGCGACGCGCTGCCGGAGATCGGGCCGGACCGCTACGCCGGCGTGGTGGTGTACCTGGCGGGCAAGGTCAAGGCGCAGCCGGGCCGCTTCCACACCTGGGTACAGGCGCGCATGGCGCAGGGCATGCCGGTGGTGTTCCTGAACGACTTGGGCGTCGACGTCAGCGGCGCGGTGGCGCGCAGCTTTGGCTTGAAGGCGGTCAGGGGCCGCGTCTCGGGCCCGGTCGAGGTGCTGGCCAAGGACCGCATGATGGGTTTCGAGATGCCCTTGGCGCCCGACCGCACCCAGGCCGAAGCGATCCAGGTGCCCGACGGCGACGGCTTCCGCTCGCTGCTGCGCCTGCGCTCCGGCACGCTGACCTATGACGCCGCGGCCATCACGCCGTGGGGCGGCTATGTGCTGGGCCCGTATGCGGTGCGCGAGGACGGCATCGGCACCACCCAGAGCCGCTGGGTGGTGCAGCCGCTGGACTTCCTGCGCGAGGCGCTGCGCCTGCCCGCGATGCCGGTGCCCGACGTCACCACCGAGAACGGCCGGCGCCTGCTGACCATCCATATCGATGGCGACGGCTTTGCCTCGCGTGCCGAGATGCCCGGCGGCGGCTTCTCCGGCGAGGTGCTGTTGCGCGAGATCTTCGACCGCTACCGGCTGCCGATGACCATGTCGGTAATCCAGGGCGAGGTCAGCCGCGACGGCATGTACCCGAAGCTCGCCGCCGAGCTGGAGCCGATCGCACGCAAGATCTTTGCCCAGCCCTATGTCGAAGTGGCCAGCCACACGTTTTCGCACCCGTTCGAATGGGCGCGCACGGTGCCGGGCCAGCCGGGGCGGGGCGGCAACGCCGCCGCGGGCGCGGGCGACGAGGCCTACCACCTCAATATCCCCGGCTACACCATGGACCTGAACCGCGAGATCGGCGGTTCCATCGACTACATCAACCGCACCCTGGCGCCTGCCGGCAAGCCCGTCGGCCTGCTGCTGTGGTCGGGCGACTGCCAGCCGCCGGCCGAGGCGCTGCGCCTGACCGAGCAGGCGCGCGTGCTCAACATGAACGGCGGCGACACGGTGATCACGCGCGGCAATCCCAGCTGGACCGCGATCGCGCCGCTGGGCATCAACAAGCCGGGCGGCACCTTCCAGGTGTTCGCGCCCAACCAGAACGAGAACGTCTACACCAACCTGTGGCATGGCCCGTTCTACGGCTTCGAGCGCGTGATCGAGACCTTCGAGCTGACCGACCGGCCGTATCGCTTCAAGCCCGTGAACATCTACTACCACAGCTACTCGGGCACCAAGGCTGCGTCGCTGAAGGCGCTGCGCAAGGTCTATGACTACGTGCTGGCGCAGCCGCTGCTGCCGCTGCATGCGACCGACTACGTGCGCAAGGTGCTCGACTGGCAGCAGATGGCGGTGGCGCGCGAGGTGGACGATGGCAGTGCGGGCACCGCCACGCAATGGATCGTGCGCGGCGACGGCAACCTGCGCAACCTGCGCTGGAGCGGCGCGGGCCTGCCCGACGTGGCCGCCGCGCACGGCGTGACCGGCACCTCGCCGGCGCCCGGCGGCGGCGTCTACCTGCACCTGGACGGCGGCGACGCGCGCTTCGCCATGCGCGACGCGGTGGCCCCGGCGGCGGCCACGCCGCAGCTGGCGGAAGCCAGCGGCATCGTGCGCGACTGGTCGCAGCGCGACGGCGTCACCCGTTTCGCCTTCAGTGGCTACTACAAGCCGTTTTTCCGCCTGGCCAACGCCGGCCACTGCCGCGTCAGTGTCGATGGCAAGGCGGTACCGGCCGTGCGCGAGCGCAATACGCTGCGCGTCGATACCGCACCCGTGACCGACCCCAATCATGTCAGGCAACAAGTCGAAGTCCGCTGCGCCGGCTGAGCGCGAGCGGCTGCTGCCGCCGACGCTGGTGCTGACGTTTACCGCGATCGTGGGGGTCGGCCTGGCGCTGATGTTCCCGCGCGAGACCCTGCGCGAGCGGTTGCTGGGGCAGGGCCGCACCATCGACGGGCTGACCATGGCCTACCTGGAAGCCTGGTGGAAGGTCACGCCCGACGACCCCGCCTTCATGGGCGTGCTGGCCGAGCAGTACGCGCGCACCGGCCGCCTGGAAGAGGCGCAGGTGATGCTGGAGCGGATGCAGGCGATGCAGGGCACCGACCTGTCGGGCCAGGTGCTGCGCACGCGCATCGAGATCGCGCAGCAGCGCGCCTGGGCCGCGCTGCCGGGAACGGCCGAGCGCGAGCACAACCTGGTGCAGCTGCGCAGCCTGCTGGACCAGGCCGCCGGCCGCCGCTGGAGCCTGGCGGACCTGCAGGCGCTGGCCACGCAGGCGCGCCAGGCCGGCGCGGATGCGGCGATGCGCCGCTTCTATACCGCGCTGGCGAGCCAGGACCGCAACAACGCAGCGTTCTGGACCCGTCAGCTGGCCGAGATGGCGATTGCCGGCGGCGACTACCGCGATGCCGCCAAGGCGCTGTTTGCGCAGCAGGCGGCCGCGACCACGCTGGCCGAGCGGCGCGCGCTGTTCCTGAAGGCGGTGCAGACCCTGCAGTCCGGCAACCTGCTGGACGAGGCGCTGGCGCAGGCCGAGCGCCACGGCGGCGAGCTGCTCGACGACGCCGAGGTGCTGCGCTACCTGACCCGGCTGGCGCTGGCGGCCAACAAGCCGGAGCAGGCCAGCCGCTATGTCGAGCGGCTGCTGAAGGTGTCGGCGCGGCTGCGCGATGCCGGCCATGCGGACCCGGCCGCGCTGGCCGCGCTGGACGCCCCGGCCGCGCACCAGGCCCGGGTGCGGCGCATCGCCGCCGGCCAGCCGTGGCACGACCGCGGCGTGGTGTTTCTCGACGGACCGCGGGGCCTGGCCCTGCGCGAGGCGCTGGCCGCTTCCGGCCAGCTGGGCGTGCGCAGGATCGCGGCACAGCAGGCCGCGGTTCCGCAGCCGGACGACACGAAGTTCAATGCCGACGACTACGAGCTGGCCTATCGCGTGTTCCTGGCGGCGGGCAAGCTCGACCAGGCGCAGCGCGTGGCCGAGACCGCGGTGCGCCGGCTGCCGCACGAGCCGGTCTGGCGCGAGCGGCTGGCGCAGGTGGCCGAATGGAACCGCCAGCCGGCCGTGGCGCTGAAGAGCTGGCTCGACTATGCCCGCGCCACCAACGACGAGCGCG
The sequence above is a segment of the Cupriavidus sp. MP-37 genome. Coding sequences within it:
- a CDS encoding bifunctional glycoside hydrolase 114/ polysaccharide deacetylase family protein, which gives rise to MPSIALHYGAKPPVDALQAFDIAVVEPDSGFDPRQVATPATAWFAYVSVGEVLESRPYFKDIPKNWLVGRNDAWNAPVIDQAADGWPAFYVDKVIAPLWARGFRGFFLDTLDSYQLAARTDAERARQEAGLVRVVRAIKARYPDARLIFNRGFEILPQVHGLAYAVAFESLFRGWNQAQGRYVEVPQADRDWLLAQARTIREQYRLPVVSIDYCPPADRRCARETARRIRALGITPYVADPGLQTIGIGKVEVLPRRVLVVQERPPGESIDNSPGVRFVSMPLNYLGYRVEFAETGDALPEIGPDRYAGVVVYLAGKVKAQPGRFHTWVQARMAQGMPVVFLNDLGVDVSGAVARSFGLKAVRGRVSGPVEVLAKDRMMGFEMPLAPDRTQAEAIQVPDGDGFRSLLRLRSGTLTYDAAAITPWGGYVLGPYAVREDGIGTTQSRWVVQPLDFLREALRLPAMPVPDVTTENGRRLLTIHIDGDGFASRAEMPGGGFSGEVLLREIFDRYRLPMTMSVIQGEVSRDGMYPKLAAELEPIARKIFAQPYVEVASHTFSHPFEWARTVPGQPGRGGNAAAGAGDEAYHLNIPGYTMDLNREIGGSIDYINRTLAPAGKPVGLLLWSGDCQPPAEALRLTEQARVLNMNGGDTVITRGNPSWTAIAPLGINKPGGTFQVFAPNQNENVYTNLWHGPFYGFERVIETFELTDRPYRFKPVNIYYHSYSGTKAASLKALRKVYDYVLAQPLLPLHATDYVRKVLDWQQMAVAREVDDGSAGTATQWIVRGDGNLRNLRWSGAGLPDVAAAHGVTGTSPAPGGGVYLHLDGGDARFAMRDAVAPAAATPQLAEASGIVRDWSQRDGVTRFAFSGYYKPFFRLANAGHCRVSVDGKAVPAVRERNTLRVDTAPVTDPNHVRQQVEVRCAG